Below is a window of Rhizobium sp. NXC14 DNA.
AGGCTTTGCCATCCACCACGCCGGCAGTCGTCAACAACCCGATCACACCGGAGAAAATCGTCCTAGGCACGGCACTATTCTTCGATCCCCGCGTCTCGGCGTCCGGCGTTTTCTCATGCAACTCGTGCCACAACCTAGCCACCGGGGGCGACGACAATCTTGAAACCTCGATTGGCCATGGTTGGCAGAAGGGGCCGCGCAACGCGCCTACGGCACTGAACGCTGTCTTTAACATCGCACAGTTCTGGGACGGTCGCGCCGAAGACCTGAAGGCTCAAGCTCAGGGACCGGTCCAATCCAGTGTCGAAATGGCCAATACACCGGGTCAAGTCATTGCCACGCTTAAATCAATGCCGCAATATGTCGAGTGGTTCAGTGCAGCTTTCGCGGGTGATACCGATCCCGTCACCTTCGGCAACTTCGCCAAGGCAATCGAAGCCTTTGAAGCCACTCTGGTCACACCGGCTCCCTTCGATGCCTTTCTCAATGGCGATGAAGCCGCCATGACTTCCGAACAGAAACAGGGCCTGACGCTTTTCATGGAAAAAGGCTGCTCATCGTGCCATGCCGGTACCAACGTTGGGGGGGAGGGCTATTACCGTTTTGGCATTGTTGAAAAGCCCAGCGCCGACGTCCTGCCGGAAAAGGACAAGGGCCGTTTTGCCGTTACGAATGCATCCGACGATATCTATGTCTTCCGCGCGGCACGGCTGCGCAACGTAGCACTCACCGCGCCATACTTTCATTCGGGTAAGGTTTGGGATCTCAAGGCCGTCGCCATCATGGGGACCGCCCAGCTTGGCGAAGCATTGAAGGAAGAAGAAGTTGACCTGATCGTGGCCTTCCATAACTCGCTGACCGGAAAGGTACCGGAGATCGCCTATCCCGTTTTGCCCGCCGAGACGGCGGGAACACCCCAACCTGTTTCGCAGATCTTAGGAAATAAAGGCTAGAGCAGGCTACGGGGATCGCAATCAAGGACGATTGCACGTAATCGTCGCATCAGTTTTAAGTCCCTGCTTCCGCACTGAGTTCCGTTGTGGGAATGTATGGTGGAAACATGCAAGATAGTCACGATGTTTCCGTGCAGATCAATCCTTTCAGCTCCCGCCGGCCCAAATCGGGGAGCACTTCACAAATGGGGCAAAGCTTACTTCAAAATGGATTAGTTCAACGGGGTAAGGTCAGCAGCCATCTATGGCGGTTATGTCTCAAATTGGACCGTTCGTAACGTCGAGGTCGATCATACCGGGTTGGCGAAATCCGGTTCCATCACCTTCCGCACCGGCTGGAACATCACGATCGAAAACAGCACGATCAACGACGTCAACGGCGACGGCATATGGATCGAGAAGATCAAGGGCGTCACGCTCCTCAACAACACCGTCACCAACGCCCACGGCGCTGCGGCGGATACCGTACAGTTAAACGACAGCAGCAACATCGTCATCAGCTGCAATTATTTCGATCAAACAGGTGCCGTGATGCGAGAGGGCGTACTGACGCTCGTCTGGCCCGTGGACGCAGTGATCGAGGGGAACACCATCATCGGCGGCGGCTTCGGGATCAGCGCGCAGCCCGGCACGATATCGCCATCCATGATAACGATATCTCTAGCTATGGCGGCTACAGCTGGTCTTGCGCCATCGGTCTCGGCGACTCGGGCGACACGCGCAACCACGATATATCAGGCAACTATATCCATGACGGCGTCTGGGGCGTATCGATCAGCTCCGCTGGCACGGCGACCTATGTTCGTGAGGTCATTCGATGACCGTGAGCGTCCGGCGAACGCATTTTCGCGTTGTCGAGGGATTGAGCTATAGGACGCGTTTCGTTTCATGACGCGCTCGATTATTTCGGATGCGGTCGGGGGCGAGAGCCATGCGAAGACGGCTTCGATTACGTTATGGCTGCTGCAGGCCATTGGGCCTTCCTCGCTCCCTATAAGCGCCTGGCGGTGTCCGCATCTGCAAGAATACAACTTATAAGAAAATAGTCCAGAAAACGAGGATAAAGGTGAACGAACGGTAACCTAACGTGTGATAATTCACGCAAGGCAAGTTGCACGATAAGGCGAGAAGCGCTCGGCCACCGCAGAGCACGGGCGGCTTGGGGGGCCGCCAACCTTACCCTTCGCGGCGCCCGCCCCGGGGGCCTGAGGGGGTAAGGTCGGAGAGAAATCGGGCTGAATTGCCGCTCAGCTCAGCAGGCCATCCATATGGATGAAGACGGTCAGCGTATCCGCATCGTGATGCTGCGGAGTTCCATCGTTAATCCCATAGCTGAAGGTTTCGCTCACATGCCCGTCTTGGTGGGGGAGCTTCGTTTCATCCAGCGTGTAGGCATAATTGCCTTCTCGATCCACGTGGATAACGCCGGACTCCCCTGTCAGCGTCAGGCCGTGCTTGCCGACGGTTTCGTCGCCGAAGCGGCGAAGCGCCAAGGTTCCTTTGTCGGAGCTTTCGTTGTCCAGAAGATTGCCGCGGTGGGCGTCGCCCGTATCGGTAAAGATCTTCAGGTTATCATGAACAGCGACGATCGCGGGGTCTGCGGCCGCGTGCGTCGCCGCGGCACCCTTGGCGCCGGAGCTCGCAAGCACCGTCTCGACATCGGCGACTGTACGGTTGCCGCTTACGGAAAAGCTGTGCGCATCGACGATCGCAGGCGATATGCTGTAAGCCTTGACGCCGCTCTCGATGGTATTGCTGTAGAAGGAACCCGATGCCGGCCGGTCGACTTTTAGCGCCGATTGCGAGAGGTCGTCGAAGACATTGTCGTGAACCTCGATGTTAGTGCGGACATAGCTGGTGCCGTCGACGGTAGCGGTAATCGCTACGCCCCACGTACCGTCATGGATGTGGTTCCCTGCAATATCATAATCTCTTGAATTGCCCTGATCGCCCAGGCCGATGCCGAAAGACCAGTCGTAACCGTGAAAGCCCGATATATCGTTGTCGCGGATGGCGACATTTTTTCCCGCCGGCGCGCTGATGCCGAAGCCGCCGCCGATGATCGTATTGTCCTCAACCACTGCATCTGTGGCCCGCACCAGCGCTATGACGCCTTTCCAACTGTCGGCTTGCGTCTGATCGAGATGATTGCCCTGGATCAGAATATTGCTGCTGTCGTTCACCTGGACCGCATCGGCCCTGGCGCCATGGCTGTTTGTAACCGTGTTGTTGAGAAGTTTGATGCCATCGACCCTTTCGATCCAGAAACCGTCGCCTTTAACATCAGATATCTTGCTGTCTTCGACCGTGACGTTCTTGCTGT
It encodes the following:
- a CDS encoding cytochrome-c peroxidase, translated to MMAAGLLATTAFTADPIPADLREMALATFKALPSTTPAVVNNPITPEKIVLGTALFFDPRVSASGVFSCNSCHNLATGGDDNLETSIGHGWQKGPRNAPTALNAVFNIAQFWDGRAEDLKAQAQGPVQSSVEMANTPGQVIATLKSMPQYVEWFSAAFAGDTDPVTFGNFAKAIEAFEATLVTPAPFDAFLNGDEAAMTSEQKQGLTLFMEKGCSSCHAGTNVGGEGYYRFGIVEKPSADVLPEKDKGRFAVTNASDDIYVFRAARLRNVALTAPYFHSGKVWDLKAVAIMGTAQLGEALKEEEVDLIVAFHNSLTGKVPEIAYPVLPAETAGTPQPVSQILGNKG
- a CDS encoding right-handed parallel beta-helix repeat-containing protein, which translates into the protein MTVYYVNSATGSDRNGGTGENSAFATLSKVESLTLKPGDSVLLAKGSVFNEQFDIKYSGTESAPIKIGSYGTGAAPVIHSGDDGIHSLYASNIVIENLKISNSGGAAIYGGNVSNWTVRHVEVDKAGSSAEAGSVTFRNSKNVTVEDSKISDVKGDGFWIERVDGIKLLNNTVTNSHGARADAVQVNDSSNILIQGNHLDQTQADSWKGVIALVRATDAVVEDNTIIGGGFGISAPAGKNVAIRDNDISGFHGYDWSFGIGLGDQGNSRDYDIAGNHIHDGTWGVAITATVDGTSYVRTNIEVHDNVFDDLSQSALKVDRPASGSFYSNTIESGVKAYSISPAIVDAHSFSVSGNRTVADVETVLASSGAKGAAATHAAADPAIVAVHDNLKIFTDTGDAHRGNLLDNESSDKGTLALRRFGDETVGKHGLTLTGESGVIHVDREGNYAYTLDETKLPHQDGHVSETFSYGINDGTPQHHDADTLTVFIHMDGLLS